The following proteins come from a genomic window of Sorex araneus isolate mSorAra2 chromosome 1, mSorAra2.pri, whole genome shotgun sequence:
- the LOC129403298 gene encoding GTPase IMAP family member 7-like, with protein MGDPLLDDPQSCAVRIVLVGKTGCGKSATANTILGERKFISKFSGFSVTPNCQKAFRKWEGRNILVVDTPGFFHTTEKMDTICREISKCVLFSSPGPHAIILVLQAGRYTEEEQQIFAMVKALFGESVTRHMIILFTRKEDLGDGSLRDFIAQNSVSLRSMIKECGSRCCAFSNIAGKAEKEAQVQELMQLIEKMILSRGHFTDNIYEKIEERLNKKAEALIKIFDSQLEREISLVEEDYVNKSQEEKEQKIHLLKEQHAARIRNIREEAEKPKVTRLFKSFF; from the coding sequence ATGGGCGACCCTCTGTTGGATGACCCTCAATCCTGTGCGGTGAGAATTGTCCTCGTTGGGAAAACCGGATGTGGTAAAAGTGCCACAGCCAACACCATTCTTGGGGAAcggaaatttatttcaaaattttctgGCTTCTCTGTAACCCCAAATTGCCAGAAAGCGTTCCggaagtgggagggaaggaacatCCTTGTCGTGGACACCCCGGGGTTCTTTCACACCACGGAGAAGATGGACACCATATGCAGGGAGATCAGCAAGTGCGTCCTCTTCTCCTCCCCGGGCCCTCACGCCATCATCCTCGTGCTGCAGGCGGGCCGCTACACAGAGGAAGAGCAGCAAATCTTTGCCATGGTCAAGGCTCTCTTTGGGGAGTCGGTCACCAGACACATGATCATCCTGTTCACTCGCAAAGAAGACTTGGGGGACGGAAGCCTACGTGACTTCATAGCACAGAACAGCGTGAGCCTAAGAAGCATGATCAAAGAGTGTGGCAGCCGCTGCTGTGCCTTCAGCAACATAGCAGGGAAGGCTGAGAAGGAAGCTCAGGTTCAGGAGCTGATGCAGCTGATAGAGAAAATGATCCTTAGCAGAGGTCACTTCACTGATAACATATACGAGAAGATAGAGGAAAGGCTGAACAAGAAGGCTGAGGCCTTGATCAAAATTTTTGATAGTCAGTTGGAAAGGGAAATTTCTCTAGTAGAAGAAGACTATGTCAATAAGTCAcaggaagaaaaagagcaaaaaatacaTTTGCTAAAAGAGCAACATGCTGCCCGAATAAGAAATATAAGAGAAGAAGCTGAAAAGCCGAAGGTGACAAGGCTTTTCAAATCctttttttaa